The Caballeronia sp. TF1N1 genome includes a window with the following:
- the tcuC gene encoding tricarballylate/proton symporter TcuC produces MKDSAVASPGLASVSAPDVDRSRVAIKPIIQVVAGNALEIYDFMIYGYYARYIAQTYFPSDNEYISLMMSLMTFAFGFLARPVGAIVLGAYTDRHGRRKGLILALSLMSLGIISVACTPSYASIGIAAPIIVLLGRLMQGFSAGAELGGVVVYLAEIAPARRRAFYTCWQAGSQQISVMVASLVGLVLLYWLTQDELHAWGWRVPLLLGCMVIPVMFWLRSSLQETSVFAARKRAPKMSEICTSLVSDWRTIVLCMGMVSMATVTSQTITTYAPTFIKSLNLGASAGFIILFFGGLSVLVWLPIMALVADRFNRRTVLIVVTLLAAVTAYPLMSWLATHATVLRFAVVELWFSFIYAAYSAVQVAAMVELVPPNARTSGYAFAQAIAAAVLGGFTPAILTWLTHTFHSSAMVGVWLAINAAISLAAALCLNHEKTGAGQKVELH; encoded by the coding sequence ATGAAGGATTCCGCGGTTGCAAGCCCAGGCCTCGCGTCAGTGAGTGCGCCGGACGTCGACAGATCGAGAGTCGCGATCAAGCCGATCATTCAGGTCGTCGCCGGCAATGCGCTGGAAATCTACGACTTCATGATTTACGGCTATTACGCGAGATACATTGCGCAGACGTACTTTCCGAGCGACAACGAATACATCTCGCTGATGATGTCGCTCATGACCTTCGCGTTCGGCTTTCTCGCGCGGCCCGTGGGCGCTATCGTGCTCGGCGCTTATACGGACCGTCATGGGCGCCGCAAGGGTCTGATTCTCGCGTTGTCGTTGATGTCGCTCGGCATCATCTCCGTGGCATGCACGCCTTCCTACGCGAGTATCGGTATCGCGGCGCCGATCATCGTCTTGCTTGGACGGCTGATGCAAGGGTTCTCCGCAGGCGCCGAACTCGGCGGCGTAGTGGTCTATCTCGCGGAGATCGCGCCGGCCAGACGCCGCGCGTTTTATACGTGCTGGCAAGCCGGCAGCCAGCAAATCTCCGTGATGGTGGCGTCGCTCGTCGGACTCGTTCTGCTTTACTGGCTGACGCAAGACGAACTGCACGCATGGGGATGGCGCGTGCCGCTTCTGCTCGGCTGCATGGTCATTCCCGTCATGTTCTGGCTGCGCTCGAGTCTTCAGGAAACGTCGGTGTTCGCGGCCAGAAAGCGCGCGCCGAAGATGTCCGAGATCTGCACGAGCCTGGTCTCGGACTGGCGCACCATCGTGCTGTGCATGGGCATGGTGTCGATGGCGACTGTGACTTCGCAGACCATCACCACTTACGCGCCGACCTTCATCAAGAGCCTGAATCTGGGCGCATCCGCGGGCTTCATCATTCTCTTCTTCGGCGGTTTGTCGGTGCTCGTCTGGCTGCCGATCATGGCGCTCGTGGCCGATCGCTTCAACCGTCGCACGGTGCTGATCGTCGTCACGTTGCTGGCCGCCGTCACCGCGTATCCGCTGATGTCATGGCTCGCCACGCATGCAACCGTGCTGAGGTTCGCGGTGGTCGAACTGTGGTTCTCGTTCATCTATGCAGCCTACAGCGCCGTTCAGGTCGCGGCCATGGTCGAACTCGTGCCGCCCAATGCGCGCACATCCGGCTATGCGTTCGCGCAGGCTATCGCAGCGGCCGTGCTGGGCGGCTTCACGCCCGCCATCCTCACATGGCTCACGCACACGTTTCATAGCAGCGCGATGGTCGGCGTGTGGCTCGCGATCAACGCGGCGATCAGCCTCGCGGCGGC
- a CDS encoding mandelate racemase/muconate lactonizing enzyme family protein, translating to MNATSSLLAGTSNDSIRWIRVASTFLPLANPISDAKVLTGRQKPMTEIAILFVEIETADGHRGLGFSYSKRAGGPGQFAHAKEIAPVLIGEDPSDIARLWDKLAWAGASVGRSGMAAQAIGAFDVALWDLKAKRANLSLAKLLGAQRESVRCYNTSGGFLHTPLDQLMTNTDISREKGIGGIKLKVGQPDSALDIHRVQTVRKHLGDAFPLMVDANQQWDRPTAQRMCRTFEQFNLVWIEEPLDCYDAEGHAALATQFDTPIATGEMLTSVSEHWEFIRLRGADYLMPDAPRVGGITPFLKVATLADHAGLMLAPHFAMELHVHLAASYAREPWVEHFEWLEPLFNERLETRDGRMLVPTRPGLGLTLSDRVAGWTAQEVEIGARA from the coding sequence ATGAACGCAACGTCTTCGCTTCTCGCAGGAACATCGAACGATTCAATAAGGTGGATTCGCGTCGCCTCCACGTTCTTGCCGCTCGCCAATCCCATCAGCGACGCCAAGGTGCTGACCGGCCGGCAGAAGCCGATGACCGAGATCGCCATTCTTTTCGTGGAGATCGAAACGGCCGATGGTCATCGCGGACTCGGCTTCAGCTATTCAAAACGCGCGGGCGGTCCGGGCCAGTTCGCGCATGCGAAGGAGATCGCGCCCGTGCTGATCGGCGAGGACCCGAGCGACATCGCGCGGCTGTGGGACAAGCTCGCGTGGGCGGGGGCGTCGGTGGGGCGCAGCGGCATGGCGGCGCAAGCCATCGGCGCGTTCGATGTCGCGCTGTGGGACCTGAAGGCAAAGCGCGCGAACCTTTCGCTTGCCAAGCTGCTGGGCGCGCAACGCGAGTCGGTGCGCTGCTACAACACGTCGGGCGGTTTCCTGCATACGCCGCTCGATCAGTTGATGACCAACACCGACATATCGCGCGAAAAAGGCATCGGTGGCATCAAGCTCAAAGTGGGCCAGCCGGACTCGGCGCTCGACATTCATCGCGTGCAAACCGTGCGCAAGCATCTGGGCGATGCCTTCCCGCTCATGGTCGACGCCAACCAGCAATGGGACCGTCCGACCGCACAACGCATGTGCCGAACGTTCGAACAGTTCAATCTCGTCTGGATCGAGGAGCCGCTCGATTGCTACGACGCCGAAGGCCATGCAGCGCTCGCCACGCAATTCGATACACCGATCGCCACAGGCGAGATGCTGACGAGCGTGTCGGAACACTGGGAGTTCATCCGGTTGCGCGGGGCGGATTATCTGATGCCGGATGCACCGCGCGTCGGCGGCATCACGCCGTTTCTTAAAGTCGCGACGCTCGCGGATCACGCGGGTCTCATGCTCGCGCCGCATTTCGCCATGGAACTGCATGTGCATCTCGCGGCAAGCTATGCACGCGAGCCGTGGGTCGAACATTTCGAATGGCTCGAACCGCTCTTCAACGAACGGCTCGAAACGCGCGATGGCCGCATGCTCGTGCCGACGCGTCCCGGTCTCGGTCTCACGCTCAGCGACCGCGTTGCGGGCTGGACCGCGCAGGAAGTGGAGATCGGCGCACGCGCCTGA
- a CDS encoding LacI family DNA-binding transcriptional regulator: protein MAKKDEGIQATAESVTLIDVARVAGVAPMTVSRALNRPELVRSDTQKKVLDAVRATGYVPNLLAGGLASSKSRLVAILLPTIANSIFADTVQALVDRLTASGYQTLLGVTAYSTSREEALVEAILGRRPDGIVLAGTSHSKATVARLVKANIPVVEIWDLTSKPIDTVIGFSHEQVGKEVAQHLIAKGYRDFGVLSVDDPRGLRRCKSLIAQLAAQGIRNTAFEIMPAPATLQAGREGTAKLLQARPPRIVVCSSDTLAQGVLAEAASRKLNVPDDIAVMGFGDLSTAAHVYPALSTVRVDGATIGMKAADTLLARFLQGRTGAVSSRVKIDTGFTIIDREST, encoded by the coding sequence ATGGCGAAGAAAGACGAAGGTATTCAGGCGACGGCGGAAAGCGTGACGCTTATCGATGTCGCGCGCGTGGCGGGCGTCGCGCCGATGACCGTGTCGCGCGCACTGAACCGGCCGGAACTCGTGCGCAGCGACACGCAGAAGAAGGTGCTCGACGCCGTTCGCGCGACGGGTTACGTGCCCAACCTGCTCGCTGGCGGACTGGCGAGCAGCAAGAGCCGTCTCGTGGCCATTCTGTTGCCGACCATTGCCAACTCCATCTTCGCCGACACCGTGCAGGCGCTGGTGGACCGTCTGACGGCATCGGGATATCAAACGTTGCTGGGCGTGACCGCTTATTCAACCTCGCGCGAGGAAGCGCTAGTCGAAGCCATTCTCGGACGCCGCCCGGATGGCATCGTGCTCGCTGGCACCAGTCACAGCAAGGCCACCGTCGCGCGGCTGGTGAAGGCCAACATACCCGTTGTCGAGATATGGGATCTCACGAGCAAACCTATCGATACGGTCATCGGTTTCTCGCACGAACAGGTGGGTAAAGAGGTCGCGCAACATCTCATCGCGAAGGGCTATCGTGACTTCGGCGTGTTGTCCGTGGATGATCCACGTGGTTTGCGGCGCTGCAAGAGTCTGATCGCGCAACTCGCGGCACAGGGAATCAGGAACACCGCGTTCGAGATAATGCCCGCGCCGGCAACGTTGCAGGCAGGACGAGAAGGCACGGCAAAGCTGTTGCAGGCACGGCCGCCGCGCATCGTCGTATGCAGTTCGGACACGCTCGCGCAGGGCGTGCTCGCGGAAGCCGCCAGCCGCAAGTTGAACGTACCGGACGATATCGCCGTGATGGGCTTCGGCGACTTGAGCACCGCCGCGCACGTGTACCCTGCACTCTCGACAGTGCGTGTGGATGGCGCGACCATCGGCATGAAAGCGGCCGATACCTTGCTCGCGCGTTTTTTGCAGGGCCGCACGGGCGCCGTTTCCTCGCGCGTGAAGATCGACACGGGCTTTACGATCATCGACCGCGAAAGCACATGA
- a CDS encoding SGNH/GDSL hydrolase family protein, giving the protein MSERLFFRAAGRAMALLCAAYFVLAAPNVSASRGDGRDDGWISTWTASADRNNNLTTPQSFNASTTIRQVVHLSVGGDRVRVRLTNEFGTTPVTVGPVHIALSVGGAKIAPNSDRTLTFGGKTTVTLYAGAPILSDPVDIKLPPFADIAVSFFLPDATQAQTVHQLAVQNAYVSSGDNTATADQPSPQKYTNRFFLSGVLIDTDRDTPAVVTFGDSITDGYASTVDANRRWPDDLSQRLNGGSARRSYAVLNQGISGNRVIKDGSGISALARYDRDVLSQSNVKLVIFLEGINDIGWPQTVLDPTAGLVPAQDIIDGYKQIIARTHLRGIKIVGGTLTPFHNALQGTPNQGYWTQQKEAIRQTVNAWIRTSRAFDAVVDFDAVLRDPAHPIDIRAVYDSGDHLHPNDAGYAAMANAVDLSLLYRADDDRDHDHDHH; this is encoded by the coding sequence ATGAGCGAACGTCTGTTCTTCCGCGCGGCTGGCCGCGCGATGGCGCTGCTATGCGCAGCGTATTTCGTTCTCGCCGCGCCGAACGTCTCGGCATCGCGAGGAGACGGCCGCGACGATGGATGGATCTCCACATGGACAGCAAGTGCCGATCGCAATAACAACCTGACCACGCCGCAGAGCTTCAATGCGTCGACGACGATTCGCCAGGTCGTGCACTTGAGCGTTGGCGGCGACCGCGTTCGCGTGCGTCTCACCAACGAGTTCGGCACGACACCAGTAACGGTGGGACCGGTACATATTGCGTTATCCGTCGGCGGCGCGAAGATCGCGCCAAACTCCGATCGCACGCTTACCTTCGGCGGAAAGACCACGGTGACGCTTTATGCGGGTGCGCCGATTCTCAGCGATCCGGTAGATATCAAGCTGCCGCCGTTCGCGGACATTGCCGTGAGCTTCTTCCTGCCTGACGCCACGCAAGCACAAACCGTGCATCAACTGGCCGTGCAGAACGCGTATGTATCGAGTGGCGACAACACCGCCACGGCCGATCAACCTTCTCCGCAAAAATACACGAACCGCTTTTTCCTGTCCGGCGTGCTGATCGATACCGACCGCGACACGCCCGCCGTCGTGACCTTCGGCGATTCGATCACGGATGGCTACGCCTCCACCGTCGATGCGAACCGCCGCTGGCCCGACGATCTCTCGCAACGGCTGAATGGCGGCTCGGCGCGGCGCAGCTATGCCGTGCTGAATCAGGGGATCAGCGGCAATCGCGTGATCAAGGATGGCTCGGGCATCAGTGCGCTCGCGCGCTATGACCGCGATGTCCTCAGCCAGTCGAACGTCAAGCTGGTGATCTTCCTCGAAGGCATCAACGATATCGGCTGGCCTCAGACCGTGCTCGACCCGACGGCGGGACTCGTTCCGGCGCAGGACATCATCGACGGATACAAGCAGATCATCGCGCGGACTCATCTGCGCGGCATCAAGATCGTGGGCGGCACACTGACACCGTTCCACAACGCGCTGCAAGGCACGCCGAACCAAGGCTACTGGACGCAGCAAAAGGAAGCGATCCGTCAGACCGTCAATGCCTGGATACGTACGAGCCGCGCGTTCGATGCAGTCGTGGATTTCGATGCGGTGCTGCGCGATCCGGCGCATCCAATCGACATTCGCGCAGTGTATGACAGCGGCGATCATCTGCATCCCAACGATGCGGGCTATGCGGCCATGGCCAATGCTGTCGATCTCTCGCTGCTCTACAGGGCCGACGACGACCGCGATCACGATCACGACCATCATTGA
- a CDS encoding phosphodiesterase, with translation MLLAQISDLHIKRPGKLAYGRVDTAAYLSRCIEHLNALDPRPDAVLITGDLVDFGDTEEYAYLRTLLNPLAIPYYLCIGNHDGREALREVFGDHAYLRDQARFVQYAFELGGVRIVVADSQDPPHGGGRLCDERLDWIAETLARSAAQPTLLAMHHPPFDCGIEHMDEQKLDAADAAKLAAIVARHPQIERLLCGHVHRAIQMRFAGTIASVCPSTAHQVALDLRKRGPSRFVMEPPAFQLHRYVAGEGLVTHTAFIGDYGGAYPFYDENDALID, from the coding sequence ATGCTATTAGCGCAAATCAGCGATCTCCATATCAAGCGGCCCGGCAAGCTCGCCTATGGACGTGTCGATACCGCCGCCTATCTCAGCCGATGCATCGAGCACCTCAACGCACTCGATCCGCGACCCGACGCCGTGCTGATCACGGGCGATCTCGTGGATTTCGGCGATACCGAGGAATACGCCTATCTACGTACGCTACTGAATCCGCTTGCCATTCCGTATTACCTTTGCATCGGTAATCACGATGGACGAGAAGCGCTGCGCGAGGTATTCGGCGATCATGCGTATCTGCGAGACCAAGCGCGTTTTGTTCAGTATGCGTTCGAGCTAGGCGGCGTACGCATTGTCGTCGCGGACTCGCAAGACCCGCCACACGGAGGCGGCCGGCTGTGCGATGAACGGCTCGACTGGATTGCAGAGACGCTGGCAAGAAGCGCTGCGCAGCCGACCTTGCTTGCCATGCATCATCCGCCGTTCGACTGCGGTATCGAGCATATGGACGAGCAAAAGCTCGATGCCGCCGATGCAGCGAAGCTCGCGGCTATCGTCGCGCGTCATCCGCAGATCGAGCGTCTACTGTGCGGGCACGTGCATCGCGCCATTCAAATGCGCTTTGCCGGCACGATCGCGAGCGTGTGTCCGTCGACCGCGCATCAAGTCGCGCTCGACTTGCGCAAACGCGGCCCGTCCCGCTTCGTGATGGAACCGCCTGCATTCCAGTTGCATCGCTATGTCGCGGGCGAAGGGCTCGTCACGCATACGGCATTCATCGGCGATTACGGCGGTGCTTATCCGTTCTATGACGAGAACGACGCGCTCATCGACTAA
- a CDS encoding MFS transporter — MSFDHLDSQQVRRFQRKVTLLSAGGTFLDGFDLTIVAVALPSVIKQWHLGAGVQSLVVSSAIIGAFIGAAWLGRLTDRFGRKAMYVVDLLAFVLFALLTAVSQSAWQLILFRFLLGVGIGADYPISATLVAEFSSRHKRGQHGTFLAAMWFVGAVAAYVVGLACLPLGDNAWRYMLGVGAIFALIVFFFRMTLPESPRWLQSKGRHEEAEAVMLAVTGERVVLAREVESKGSLASLFSRPMLRRTIFVLGFWFCYATAYYGISMYAPTIISPFSHGSRVLTIIGSGLIAILGMIGAIIGMNLVDRWGRRPLLITSFAGLSAALLVLALNSKPTFGFLVVLFSCAVLFANSGGGILNFVYPTELFPTNVRAGASGLATSVSRIGSILGVLVFPNFVAWWGASAALWFFFGIALAGLLISVWLAPETRNLSLEQLNALEEGNKGKRAASASDAADDLGMARR; from the coding sequence ATGAGCTTCGATCATCTGGACTCACAGCAGGTCCGGCGCTTTCAACGCAAGGTCACGCTGCTGTCCGCCGGAGGCACTTTCCTCGATGGCTTCGACTTGACGATCGTCGCCGTCGCGCTGCCTTCGGTGATCAAGCAGTGGCATCTCGGCGCGGGCGTGCAGAGTCTCGTGGTGTCGTCGGCGATCATCGGGGCCTTCATCGGCGCGGCCTGGCTGGGGCGGCTGACGGATCGCTTCGGCCGCAAGGCCATGTATGTCGTCGATCTGCTGGCGTTCGTGCTGTTCGCGCTCTTGACGGCCGTCTCACAGAGCGCGTGGCAACTCATCCTGTTTCGCTTCTTGCTGGGCGTGGGCATCGGCGCGGACTATCCTATCTCCGCCACGCTCGTCGCCGAATTCAGTTCGCGGCACAAGCGCGGACAGCACGGCACCTTTCTTGCGGCGATGTGGTTTGTCGGCGCGGTGGCCGCGTATGTCGTGGGGCTTGCGTGCCTGCCGCTTGGCGATAACGCATGGCGTTACATGCTGGGCGTGGGCGCCATCTTCGCGTTGATCGTGTTCTTCTTTCGCATGACGCTGCCGGAATCGCCGCGCTGGCTGCAATCCAAAGGCCGTCACGAGGAAGCCGAAGCCGTCATGCTCGCGGTAACGGGCGAGCGTGTCGTGCTTGCGCGCGAGGTCGAGTCGAAGGGCAGTCTCGCCTCGCTCTTTTCCAGGCCCATGCTACGCCGTACGATATTCGTGCTTGGTTTCTGGTTTTGTTATGCAACTGCCTATTACGGCATCTCGATGTACGCGCCGACCATCATCTCGCCGTTCTCGCATGGCTCGCGCGTGCTGACCATCATCGGGTCGGGTCTCATCGCCATTCTCGGGATGATCGGCGCGATCATCGGCATGAATCTGGTGGATCGCTGGGGACGCAGGCCGCTGCTGATCACGTCGTTTGCCGGGCTTTCCGCCGCGCTTCTCGTGCTCGCGCTCAACTCGAAGCCGACCTTCGGCTTTCTCGTCGTGCTGTTCAGTTGCGCGGTTCTGTTCGCCAATTCGGGCGGCGGCATTCTCAACTTCGTCTATCCGACCGAGCTCTTTCCGACGAACGTGCGCGCGGGCGCATCGGGTCTCGCGACTTCCGTAAGCCGCATCGGCTCGATTCTCGGCGTACTCGTGTTCCCCAATTTCGTAGCGTGGTGGGGCGCGAGTGCGGCGCTGTGGTTCTTCTTCGGCATCGCGCTCGCGGGCTTGCTGATCTCCGTGTGGCTCGCGCCGGAAACGCGCAATCTGAGCCTCGAACAACTGAACGCGCTCGAAGAAGGGAACAAAGGCAAGCGCGCGGCGAGTGCGTCGGACGCAGCCGATGATCTCGGCATGGCGCGACGCTAA
- the gcvA gene encoding transcriptional regulator GcvA has product MKRVLPPLNALRAFEAAGRLASFKEAAAELHVTHGAISQQVRLLEEWLGEPLFERHNRRVVLTPKAKAYLDEIGPLFEQLSQATARYGYPGTVSRTLSVNAPATFTLRWLVPRLAKFHAEHLDVDVKVETSNASVESVKDIHDIVIRGGPDTFYGYSMRPFLVEERVPVCSPALMQRVALRTPEDLRQHTLLHTSSLPRLWPDWLARAEIPALRPAAILTFDHFYLTLQAAIDGLGIAMGPTALVADDLAAGRLVTPFAEPRLPSRSYCTYVPDAKSDDELVVLFCSWLEGEGIR; this is encoded by the coding sequence ATGAAACGAGTCCTGCCTCCGCTCAATGCACTGCGCGCGTTCGAAGCCGCAGGGCGTCTTGCCAGCTTCAAGGAAGCCGCAGCCGAATTGCATGTGACGCATGGCGCAATCAGTCAGCAAGTGCGCCTGCTCGAAGAGTGGCTCGGCGAACCGCTGTTCGAGCGGCATAACCGGCGCGTGGTGTTGACTCCCAAGGCAAAGGCCTACCTGGATGAAATCGGTCCGCTCTTCGAGCAATTGTCGCAAGCCACTGCGCGATACGGTTACCCTGGAACGGTTTCGCGCACGCTGTCCGTGAATGCGCCCGCCACTTTCACGTTGCGTTGGCTGGTTCCAAGGCTCGCGAAGTTCCACGCCGAGCATCTCGATGTAGACGTCAAGGTGGAGACATCGAACGCATCGGTCGAGAGCGTTAAAGATATTCACGACATCGTGATTCGCGGCGGTCCCGACACGTTCTATGGCTACTCTATGCGGCCGTTCCTCGTCGAGGAAAGAGTGCCTGTATGCAGCCCCGCGTTAATGCAACGCGTCGCGCTGCGCACGCCGGAAGATTTGCGGCAGCATACGTTGTTGCATACGTCGAGCCTCCCGCGTTTATGGCCGGACTGGCTCGCGCGTGCGGAGATTCCCGCGCTGCGGCCTGCCGCGATCCTGACCTTCGATCACTTTTATCTCACCTTGCAGGCGGCCATCGACGGACTCGGCATTGCGATGGGACCGACCGCGCTCGTTGCCGACGATCTGGCCGCTGGCCGTCTCGTCACGCCGTTTGCCGAGCCGCGCCTGCCGTCGCGGAGCTATTGCACCTACGTGCCGGATGCGAAGTCCGACGACGAACTCGTCGTCCTGTTCTGCTCATGGCTCGAAGGTGAGGGAATACGCTGA
- a CDS encoding DMT family transporter yields MLSYTGGLVLIAAVLHASWNAMLHGNRDRFLSMTWMSIAIAVVSTIVIVFLPMPASAAWPCIVASGLVHIVYNVSLVRSYRRGDLAQAYPIARGSSPLLVTLGAALFAHEAIGPLHAFGIVMISGGIISLALQGSHVSRAGALAAFLTGVTIAVYTVIDGIGVRLSEGNALAYTAWMFMFYWLMPLLFMATRGLSALWTPIRTAPMSIGSSLAGGLVSIGAYGIVIWAMQSGAMGAVSALRETSVVFAVLIGRVFLREAVSVKRWLACMVVAAGAICLGL; encoded by the coding sequence ATGCTCAGTTATACCGGCGGTCTCGTCCTTATCGCCGCCGTGCTTCACGCCAGTTGGAACGCGATGTTGCATGGCAATCGCGACCGCTTCCTCTCCATGACGTGGATGAGCATTGCCATCGCGGTGGTCTCGACCATCGTGATCGTTTTTTTGCCGATGCCCGCTTCCGCCGCGTGGCCATGCATCGTTGCATCGGGGCTCGTGCATATCGTCTATAACGTGAGCCTCGTGCGGTCGTATCGGCGAGGCGATCTCGCGCAGGCTTACCCGATTGCGCGTGGTTCGTCGCCGCTGCTCGTCACGCTCGGCGCAGCGCTCTTCGCGCACGAGGCCATCGGGCCGCTGCATGCGTTCGGCATCGTGATGATCTCGGGCGGAATCATCTCGCTGGCGCTGCAAGGTAGCCACGTATCGCGCGCAGGTGCGTTGGCGGCATTTCTGACTGGCGTGACCATCGCGGTCTATACCGTGATCGACGGTATCGGCGTGCGCTTGTCGGAGGGCAACGCGCTTGCCTATACCGCGTGGATGTTCATGTTCTACTGGCTGATGCCGCTGCTCTTCATGGCGACGCGCGGGCTCTCTGCACTATGGACGCCGATACGCACCGCCCCGATGTCGATCGGCTCATCGCTTGCGGGCGGGTTGGTATCGATCGGCGCATATGGCATCGTCATTTGGGCGATGCAGTCGGGTGCGATGGGCGCGGTATCGGCATTGCGCGAGACGAGCGTGGTGTTCGCGGTGCTGATCGGTAGAGTGTTTCTGCGTGAAGCGGTCAGCGTGAAGCGCTGGCTCGCATGCATGGTCGTCGCGGCGGGCGCGATATGTCTCGGGCTTTGA
- a CDS encoding NUDIX hydrolase, giving the protein MASLERARRLLALAQTGLHYATSVFDTERYDEIAQIAHAELAALSSTDSTKIAELFALETGYANPKLDVRTAVFNETGQILLVREMADGMWSLPGGWADIGVSPAENAAKEVREESGYTVKIQRLLAVWDADRHPHPPSVFHIWKLIFLGEIVEAGEVIGAETSAVGFFSLDDLPALSLGRVLPQQIFRLDELRRSGHIDFD; this is encoded by the coding sequence ATGGCATCTTTGGAACGCGCTCGCCGCCTGCTTGCACTGGCGCAAACCGGATTGCACTACGCAACGAGCGTCTTCGATACCGAACGTTACGATGAGATCGCGCAGATCGCGCACGCTGAACTCGCCGCGCTCTCATCGACTGATTCGACCAAGATAGCCGAACTTTTCGCGTTGGAAACAGGCTATGCCAATCCAAAGCTCGATGTGCGTACCGCGGTATTCAATGAAACGGGGCAGATTCTGCTCGTGCGCGAAATGGCGGACGGCATGTGGTCGCTTCCAGGCGGCTGGGCCGACATAGGCGTTTCGCCCGCCGAGAACGCGGCGAAGGAAGTGCGGGAAGAAAGTGGCTATACGGTTAAGATTCAGCGCTTGCTCGCGGTATGGGATGCAGACCGACATCCGCATCCACCATCGGTCTTTCACATCTGGAAGCTGATTTTTCTCGGCGAGATCGTGGAGGCGGGCGAGGTCATCGGTGCGGAAACGAGTGCCGTCGGATTCTTCAGTCTCGACGATCTTCCCGCACTATCGCTTGGGCGCGTGCTGCCGCAGCAAATTTTCAGGCTGGATGAGCTGAGACGAAGCGGTCATATCGACTTCGACTGA
- a CDS encoding sugar phosphate isomerase/epimerase, which yields MNKVGMFYTYWSTEWLVDFPAVAKRISGLGFDMMEISLGEFNNLPDAKKRELKTVADDLGLTVMCCIGLKPEYDFASPEQSVRDAGTEYVKRLLDDCHMLGAPVFAGLTFCAWPQSPPPGMTDKRPYVERAVDSVRRVIKVAEGYGIIYALEVVNRFEQWLANDAREALAFCDAVDNPYCKVQLDTFHMNIEEHSFRDAILACKGKLGHFHLGEANRLPPGEGRLPWDEIFGALKEIEYDGTIVMEPFMRKGGNVSRAVGVWRDMSSGATDEQMDERARRSLQFVRGHLT from the coding sequence TTGAATAAAGTCGGCATGTTCTACACGTATTGGTCGACCGAATGGCTGGTCGATTTTCCGGCCGTGGCGAAGCGCATATCCGGCTTGGGCTTCGACATGATGGAAATTTCGCTCGGCGAATTCAACAATCTTCCCGATGCGAAGAAGCGCGAACTGAAGACCGTCGCCGACGATCTCGGCCTCACCGTGATGTGCTGTATCGGTCTCAAGCCCGAGTACGATTTCGCTTCTCCCGAGCAAAGCGTGAGAGATGCAGGCACGGAGTACGTCAAGCGCTTGCTCGACGATTGCCATATGCTCGGTGCGCCCGTTTTTGCGGGACTCACTTTCTGCGCGTGGCCGCAATCGCCGCCACCCGGCATGACGGACAAGCGTCCCTACGTGGAGCGTGCCGTGGACAGCGTGCGTCGCGTCATCAAGGTAGCGGAAGGCTATGGGATCATCTACGCGCTGGAAGTGGTCAACCGCTTCGAGCAATGGCTTGCCAACGATGCGCGCGAAGCGCTCGCGTTCTGCGATGCGGTCGACAACCCTTACTGCAAGGTGCAGCTCGACACGTTCCACATGAATATTGAAGAGCACTCTTTTCGCGATGCAATCCTCGCCTGCAAGGGAAAGCTCGGACACTTCCATCTGGGCGAAGCGAACCGCTTGCCGCCAGGCGAAGGGCGTCTGCCGTGGGACGAGATTTTTGGCGCGTTGAAAGAGATCGAATATGACGGGACAATCGTCATGGAGCCTTTCATGCGCAAGGGCGGAAACGTGAGCCGCGCAGTAGGAGTCTGGCGCGACATGTCGAGCGGCGCGACAGACGAACAAATGGACGAGCGCGCACGCCGCTCCTTGCAATTCGTGAGAGGCCATTTGACGTGA